DNA sequence from the Acanthopagrus latus isolate v.2019 chromosome 15, fAcaLat1.1, whole genome shotgun sequence genome:
ACCACAGCAAGTTCAATGTAAGAACAGAGTCTTTGTATTTTGCCACCACACAAATTAGGGCACCCCACCCATACGGGGCAGAGAGCTGAGGACACCACATGCAGTGACACTAGAAACtaggaaataatacaaactcagaaatattattttttctataaTTGAATAAATCAactcagaggaaagaaaaggtcaccaaacactgtttaaagttaggatggtggcagggtccgccaaatataaacaaagttaagcactgtgaaattgtgtttctttggtttggtttggacATCAGtcaaatcagtcaatgaaggtCTTTCTCTGCTGAATTTAaattcttccccaaaactacataatgcatctttaaattaacttttaactttgTTCCAAATCAATATGAAATATCACCACAGCGGTCTAGTAATTTTTCGTTGAGGGCTGCAATTAAGGATTATGTCAAAGACTGATTAATCTGGCGACTGTTTTCTACATTTATCTATTAGTTGATTGGTTAACGAAAACTTAGAAAACTGCTGAATATGTCAATCAGTGTCCGAGCCTAAGACGACGCcatcaaatgtcttgttttgtccaccaCCCAAGATATTCACTCTACCATCATAGAGAAGTAAAAGAACCACAAAATATTCATGTGTAAAAAGCTGGAATTTTTGCTGAattgtttatatttaaattatGTGAACCGATCAATCGATTTAAATTAGTTGGTGAGTAATTTAATAATTGACAACTAGTCGACTGATCTTGGAAGCTCTGTTGGTGATGAGTGAGGGTCGTACCGAGATGAAGcctcttccttcctttgtgATGTGGGATCAAAACGGGCTTCAGGTCCACGTCTGGTAATATCATGGGCTCAATCCTGTACGCCACAGGGtccaactgaaagaaaatgtctcaTTGATGAGGCCATCAGATAGTAATTCATAAAATGACTCAGCTTTACTTCTTTCATCACACTTTGATTATACTTTTAGATAAAGAGGATGTGTTAACTCAAGTGTGGGCTTGTAGGCTAAAAGAGGAAATTACTGTGTTTATGTGACTCATTATACTAATTAAACTGACTGAATTGGTACTTTGTACATTACAATGATACATACAGATCTGCAatcaaagacaataaaaacaggCCAAGTAGGTAGATAACTTTTGGGCATCTGTAGCTTAATTAGCAGTCATTCCTTCAGGATGCGCAGGTTGCATACCGGATGGTAAATGTTGAAGAATCCGCTGCATGTGGGCAGCTGGTACGTCTCTTCAATCTTTTCCAGCCCTCGGACTGTCAGGAACATGCCAATTGGAGAACCCAAGGCGAAGAAATTTACTGGCTCGAAGTCCAGAGCATGGTAGACCACTGACACCTGCAGAGCGACACATAAATACACTTACTGTCTAATGTCTGGTCAGATTTTGGCATCAGCTTCAGCAGCTTTCTCAGTCACATTCACCTGCCCAGTGCCAACTTCAAAGTAGTTGTAGTTCACATGGATGGATGAGACGCTGTTGCCCACTGGAAGCTTCATTACAGAGGAATCAGGAGGCGTTTCAACTGCGGGCGGAGGCGCTGCAACCTGACTGACCTCTTTTACCTCCGCTTTCTTCTCCAGGGCAGCCTGGCGTGCAGCCTGTGTACATAAAACGAGGACAAAGACTGTGTTAGTTACTTCATCATTGTCGTCGATAAGCAAGTCTCGCAGGTAGATAAGAGACACACGTACCTGCTTActcactctttctttcacaAACTTGGCAATCTTTTTCCTTGGACCAAGCGGGATTCCCATCTCTTTCAGGTCCTCGATTGTGCACATGAGCTGAAAGAATGtgagagagggacagactgAACCAGCATCCTCTATTTTATAAAATGAATATGTAAAGAATGACATCACAAAAGCCAAAGTTGTTTAATGACTTCCTGGATATAAGCAATTAGCATTTTTATTGCCCCTCAATGACTAAGTGTATGTATTTCTCAAACATACcagtatatttttgttttacattgcattgttgggcttttttttttttaaatgaccaaaaACCCCTTGGACTTATTCATTAGCAGTAATACTTTTAGGCTTTTATTCTTACAAAAGATTCTACGTCAATCTTCTCCTCATCGAAGGTACTCTTGTACTCAGACAAGCCCAGATGCTCCAGCATAGCAGAAAGATCCTCAAactcttccccttcttctttgggctcctcctccacagctggaGGCGTGACAGCGTTATTTGTCCGTGTAGTGGGGGCTGCCACCTGATGTGAGAGGGAGAATTTACAAAATTTGTATTGCAACATTATTTTATAAATTATCCATTGTACATGTCTGTATGACAAAGaactaaaacattttgataaattcTTACACtcatcacatttgtgttttaattacaaaatctggaaaaataaataatgtaatgtgaattaACTGGTATATGACCTGTTTGGTGTCTCCATTAGCAGTGCCCTTGGCCAGTGCAGGAGATCCATTCTTCTGATTTGACAACAGGTCGAACAGAATCAGTGAACCTGTGAGTACAAAAGAGAAACAGTCCAGTCTGGATGAAAAACTAAAGGACAAACAGCCAGTGGAGCTGATCAACTAATTTATTACCTAAACTGTGTCCACACACTGATATGCCTCCTTTGTAGTCTGGGTTCCTCGTCATGAACAGGGCGTAAAGTCTGTTAATCTCTTGGGCAACCGTGTCCATGATGGTCTGGCAGTAGGTGGGACTGTTGTAGAAAAGCACATCTAACAACGTCTCGTTTGTAAAGTGACGTAAACGTCCAGTGCTGGGCAAAGTAATCTTCTTTATCCTCCTGTGAAGACAAGTAAAAAGTATATCTATGATTAATCAAGTCTGTTAAAACATAAGTCTGgtggattttttaaattctaaataAATCCCCTTGAAAAAAACGAGCTCATCAAGAAATTTGTCTCCTGACGTGTTGTCTGTGTGACCAAAGCCTGTTGCAtcttattcctctgtgccacagagctcTATTTAGGTCCAAAACCCAACAATGAGCCACGTTGTTGCACTGGGCGACATGTTCCTTCATTGCtatgaacacagacactgtagtttgttttgAGTCATACCACAAACATCACCCAGCTGCTGAAAACAGTCACCAGGTTACCAAGTAAGTCTTAatcagcagctgaaaatagCCCCATACAAACGTACTATTTCTTCTTGTTCGAGTCATGTCGCTGAAAAACTGAGGCAGGCAGCTGTTTAAGGAAGTTACtgagccatttttaaaactgaaactatACTCAGGCGGCCTTTATTTGAAGATCAGTAGCAATACATGTACTAAAGAGATGAAAGTCACAGACAGGGTAGGAAAATTAAGAAAGTactgagacacaaaaacatattcacaggatttttgaccttaaaaaaaataaataaacagaattctTTTGTGTAATCAGTGGATAACTTTGAATTAGGATGTCTGGTACTGATAGATTTATTCTATGTCACTGcagtttgaatcatttaattGAAGACACAGACGTCCTTCCATGGTTGGTGTAAACCtgcctctcctcacctgtccaccCCTGTTGCATCTCCATGTAGAGCCGTGTGCCACTGGACGGGGAGGAACTCCACCCTGCTGATGGCGTGTTCGTCCAGCGGTTTCTTAAAgtgactctgcagcagcttcagtgacacaCTGCGGAAGTCATCCACTGAAAGAACACAGATTTGAACAGTTCATTTCATGAGTAAGGCCACTGGGGAATTTATGCTGACACTGGCAAAACGGCACAACTGTATGCTACACACCACACTCGACCATGCTCCTGAACCTCAGGTCACACACAGGACCGATTCCATGAACCATGAAGACGAGATGATCCACCTTGGGGAGCTCACCTGGAAGAAGAGCCTTGATTTTACTTAAGCCACTGATCATCATTGATCAACATGCAGTTATTATCTGTGTGTCAAATGATTATTAATCTTCATTAGGTTAACAATTATATATTGAAATGGATCGCACAGTTAAATCTGACTCATTTCCCTCGTCAAACAGATTATAATGGCTGGCACTTCCTCTAATGTATTTTATAATGAGTGACTCACTTCATAGAGTCCTAAAATACTCTGGCTTCTTGTCTACAATGAGAAGTTGACTTTTATGTTGTATGATTCCCCCATATGTGCCCACACTTAGATAAAATAATTCAACTACCATCAGGCACTTCATCGAGGTCATCGTCAATCCCTCTCTTCACCACTCGGGGCCTGGTCTGCCCGTCCTGAGTTGTGCCCCACTCATCTGGCATGGAGGAGGGCTGGAACTGCACGATCACCTACAGAGGCAAACGGAACGTGTTTAATCAAACTAATGGGCTTAATCATCACTTAACACTGATCAGACCAGAATGTACCTTCGGATTGTGCATGACAATGGTCTCCCCCGATGGGAACTCCAGTCTACGGTGCCACTGGTTGGTAGATACAGCTTTCTTATATTCTGACTGAAAGACACAAGAATAACCACTGATTTACAAAAATATTTGAAGAACTAGATGAAAAATAATGCAAGTTTGACTCTAACATCTATTTCTAGCCAAATGTAGCAGCGTGACAAACCTCCAGCTTGTCACTAAACTCCTCAGAGTAAGGAATAAAGCGACTGTCTGTATCTCCTTTGTAGAACCATGAGCAGCGGCGGACCTCTGTGGGCTCCTCCTCCCAGTACACTGCGGTCCGTATGCGGTCATAGAGCTGCACGTCGTATCGCCCTCCATCTGTACGTACGATCACATTTTCTGGGTCTGGTTGAACtggaagaagaacaaaaacgTTAGAGAGGATCACGGTTTCACTGTGTTCACAAATTACCATGTACAGCAAGGGATCGTACCAGAGTTATacgtctcctccagctgaagaGAGTCAATGATACTGAAAGGAAGCCAGACGCACTTTGACTCCACTTGCTTGCAGTAGAACCAGTGAGGCTGGACAGGCTCATAGACATTGTAGTTGTATGGCATCATGGGACCAGCAGGAACAATCGCCCCAGCAGTGctggctggaggtggaggtgtgtgcatatgtgtaggaggaggctgaagaaagaaggtgaaaaaaacattttttataacAATGGCTGGATGTAGCTGCtcattattcagtcattatctagtCACCCCCATGAGGACGGATAACAAGATGAAGTTTCGTAGTGCACAAAAtatttcaggagcttcacagt
Encoded proteins:
- the LOC119033024 gene encoding SEC23-interacting protein isoform X2, coding for MCISEDFRTLQKTRERLILLFSVWTQVFRSTAHPARPLLVFKSDDSTDVGEEDSFLGQISGNGPAPSTFNYFSSPVTSSDPFASIGQSPCPPSTLSAAPTTIGPVSVPSSVSMVPPPAQGSQMNPAPPAFGSAVYQSPMGRHTPPPASMTPPPPQMQLQSHNPYRHTPTSSRASPYIPAPEVLPPTHTPQQNPYSLGSPPQTFPPTGPTFTKPPPTHMHTPPPPASTAGAIVPAGPMMPYNYNVYEPVQPHWFYCKQVESKCVWLPFSIIDSLQLEETYNSVQPDPENVIVRTDGGRYDVQLYDRIRTAVYWEEEPTEVRRCSWFYKGDTDSRFIPYSEEFSDKLESEYKKAVSTNQWHRRLEFPSGETIVMHNPKVIVQFQPSSMPDEWGTTQDGQTRPRVVKRGIDDDLDEVPDGELPKVDHLVFMVHGIGPVCDLRFRSMVECVDDFRSVSLKLLQSHFKKPLDEHAISRVEFLPVQWHTALHGDATGVDRRIKKITLPSTGRLRHFTNETLLDVLFYNSPTYCQTIMDTVAQEINRLYALFMTRNPDYKGGISVCGHSLGSLILFDLLSNQKNGSPALAKGTANGDTKQVAAPTTRTNNAVTPPAVEEEPKEEGEEFEDLSAMLEHLGLSEYKSTFDEEKIDVESFLMCTIEDLKEMGIPLGPRKKIAKFVKERVSKQAARQAALEKKAEVKEVSQVAAPPPAVETPPDSSVMKLPVGNSVSSIHVNYNYFEVGTGQVSVVYHALDFEPVNFFALGSPIGMFLTVRGLEKIEETYQLPTCSGFFNIYHPLDPVAYRIEPMILPDVDLKPVLIPHHKGRKRLHLELKESLTRMGSDLKQGFISSLRTAWQTLNEFARAHTASAQLQAELAIVANQIEEQEKQAQEEHKIPESPEPQREEEPQVKIGMLNGGNRIDYVLQEKPIESFNEYLFALQSHLCYWESEDTALLLLKEIYKSAGIHPEQLAH
- the LOC119033024 gene encoding SEC23-interacting protein isoform X1 — its product is MADRKNNNAPNTGANLLFSGAPEFNFNLPFMPVSQATGPAVLSGDDSTDVGEEDSFLGQISGNGPAPSTFNYFSSPVTSSDPFASIGQSPCPPSTLSAAPTTIGPVSVPSSVSMVPPPAQGSQMNPAPPAFGSAVYQSPMGRHTPPPASMTPPPPQMQLQSHNPYRHTPTSSRASPYIPAPEVLPPTHTPQQNPYSLGSPPQTFPPTGPTFTKPPPTHMHTPPPPASTAGAIVPAGPMMPYNYNVYEPVQPHWFYCKQVESKCVWLPFSIIDSLQLEETYNSVQPDPENVIVRTDGGRYDVQLYDRIRTAVYWEEEPTEVRRCSWFYKGDTDSRFIPYSEEFSDKLESEYKKAVSTNQWHRRLEFPSGETIVMHNPKVIVQFQPSSMPDEWGTTQDGQTRPRVVKRGIDDDLDEVPDGELPKVDHLVFMVHGIGPVCDLRFRSMVECVDDFRSVSLKLLQSHFKKPLDEHAISRVEFLPVQWHTALHGDATGVDRRIKKITLPSTGRLRHFTNETLLDVLFYNSPTYCQTIMDTVAQEINRLYALFMTRNPDYKGGISVCGHSLGSLILFDLLSNQKNGSPALAKGTANGDTKQVAAPTTRTNNAVTPPAVEEEPKEEGEEFEDLSAMLEHLGLSEYKSTFDEEKIDVESFLMCTIEDLKEMGIPLGPRKKIAKFVKERVSKQAARQAALEKKAEVKEVSQVAAPPPAVETPPDSSVMKLPVGNSVSSIHVNYNYFEVGTGQVSVVYHALDFEPVNFFALGSPIGMFLTVRGLEKIEETYQLPTCSGFFNIYHPLDPVAYRIEPMILPDVDLKPVLIPHHKGRKRLHLELKESLTRMGSDLKQGFISSLRTAWQTLNEFARAHTASAQLQAELAIVANQIEEQEKQAQEEHKIPESPEPQREEEPQVKIGMLNGGNRIDYVLQEKPIESFNEYLFALQSHLCYWESEDTALLLLKEIYKSAGIHPEQLAH